Sequence from the Candidatus Megaera polyxenophila genome:
TATTGTACGTTAATAAGTTATGGAGTAAAGCGGTATGAATAGTTTTTTTAAAAAACCAATAATTTTCTTTTTATTGAATATATTATGTGTGGTTAATGTTTTAGGAAAGGATCGTGTGAAAAATTATAAATTACAAGTAGCAGTTAGAGCTCTAGTTGTAAATGAAAATAAGTTGTTATTAGTTAGTAATGAAGGTAATTTTTGGTATACACCTGGAGGTAGATTGAATTCAAATGAAACTCTACCAGAGTGTATTGTAAGAGAGGTAAAAGAAGAAACAGGGATTGATATACAAGCAAAAGAGATAGTTTCAGTATATGATTTTTTTGATAAGAAAGACAATATACATAAGGTAGAAGTTTATTTTACAACTAAAATTAAATCAGATGTGATTCCAAAAAATTGGAAAGATCAAGATGGTCCTATTAAGTTCATTAGGTTTTTCTCGCATGAAGAACTTAAGCATATGAAGAATGTTGCTCCTAGTTTTTTAAAGGATGGTGTGTGGCTTAAAGATAAACCTAAAAAAATTTATGAGGGTTATGAGGTAAAATGAGTAAAATTAACTTAGGAATATTTGGCTGTGGAGGTGCAACTTTTTGTATACATTTACCTGCGTTGCTTAGGTTATCTGATTTTTTTAACATAAAATTAATTTATGATATTGACTCTGAAAGAGCTAACATTATCGCAGGAAAAATAAGTAATAGTAAAGTATGTTCTGACCCGCAACAAATATTTCAAGACAAAACCATAGATATGGTAGTTATTCTCTCTCCTAATCATGAAAGTTTAATTAATTATTCGCTTGATGCAGGAAAGCACGTTTTTACTGAAAAACCTATTTCCTTAGATATAGATTATTCAAAACGTTTAGTTAAGAAGGCAAAAGATTTGAAACTAGTATTAGAAGTTGGTTTAATGAGATCTCATGATAAAGTTATAAAAAGTTTTTTTGATAAAGTTTTGTCTAAAGATGTAGTGTCAGGTTTTTTTTATAAAGCTGATGGCTCTGATCAAATAATTAGAGAGGTAATAATGCCTAGACAGTTAAAAGCTTATAATTTTAGTAAAATTGATCTACCGATAGAACCATCTGGAATAAGTAAAAAGGGATTAGATGTTTTAAAAAAACTGCTATGGTCTGGAATACATTTAATTACTGTAATATGTGATTATTTTGATGATTTAGAGGTAGTTTTTTGTGAGATTAACTATACAGGCAAATCTATGAGCTGTATTTTATCTACTCAGAATAATCAACAGTTTTTACTTAATATCTCTGAAACAAAAGTGTTATCATATAGTGAAAGGATTAGGTTTGTAGGACAAAATTTTATGGGAGAACTTGAATTTACCTCTCCATATTTATCTGATAATTATACCAAAGCAAAGATAGTAAATGATAAGTGCATAGAGACGGCATTTGATCATCAAGGTGATTATAAATCATCTTTTATATCAATGT
This genomic interval carries:
- a CDS encoding NUDIX hydrolase; translation: MNSFFKKPIIFFLLNILCVVNVLGKDRVKNYKLQVAVRALVVNENKLLLVSNEGNFWYTPGGRLNSNETLPECIVREVKEETGIDIQAKEIVSVYDFFDKKDNIHKVEVYFTTKIKSDVIPKNWKDQDGPIKFIRFFSHEELKHMKNVAPSFLKDGVWLKDKPKKIYEGYEVK
- a CDS encoding oxidoreductase; translated protein: MSKINLGIFGCGGATFCIHLPALLRLSDFFNIKLIYDIDSERANIIAGKISNSKVCSDPQQIFQDKTIDMVVILSPNHESLINYSLDAGKHVFTEKPISLDIDYSKRLVKKAKDLKLVLEVGLMRSHDKVIKSFFDKVLSKDVVSGFFYKADGSDQIIREVIMPRQLKAYNFSKIDLPIEPSGISKKGLDVLKKLLWSGIHLITVICDYFDDLEVVFCEINYTGKSMSCILSTQNNQQFLLNISETKVLSYSERIRFVGQNFMGELEFTSPYLSDNYTKAKIVNDKCIETAFDHQGDYKSSFISMWENIFKNVKSGKQSKSAELALRVEKIARAAAEIC